A genomic stretch from Cydia amplana chromosome 1, ilCydAmpl1.1, whole genome shotgun sequence includes:
- the LOC134654426 gene encoding RNA polymerase II transcriptional coactivator yields MPKNKKKAESSSDSDEGPVDRNVPPEKKAKMGSRTTDKEPTWVLEGKKLVKVREFKGKSYVDIREFYEKNGDLLPGKKGISLTPEQWRKLLALAEEVNEELSNC; encoded by the exons atGCCCAAAAACAAGAAGAAAGCTGAAAGTTCTAGCGACAGCGACGAGGGACCTGTTGAT AGAAATGTACCTCCAGAAAAGAAAGCCAAAATGGGCTCGAGGACTACCGATAAAGAGCCAACATGGGTACTAGAGGGTAAGAAGCTTGTCAAAGTGAGGGAGTTCAAGGGGAAGAGTTATGTGGATATTCGCGAGTTTTACGAGAAGAACGGGGACTTGTTACCAGGGAAGAAAGGCATCAGCCTGACCCCGGAGCAGTGGCGGAAACTGCTGGCGTTGGCGGAGGAAGTGAACGAGGAACTCAGTAACTGTTAG
- the LOC134651980 gene encoding ethanolaminephosphotransferase 1, which produces MGRFLSKENLEGFDKYKYNSIDTSVLSNYVMHPFWNWCVQFCPVWVAPNLLTFTGFLLTVLNFLLFSYYDYGFFALTEAGGDGIPRWLWAVSAVNLFVAYTLDGIDGKQARRTGTSGPLGELFDHGLDSYSAVFIPACLYSIFGRDELSPLRMFFVIWNIFINFYLTHWEKYNTGVMFLPWGYDFTMIGSCFLLLITSAIGPTAWRVALPGGLTPGVVFELVLYLSAMLTSQTTILFNIYKSYRDGTGKMRSLNEALRPLYPVAVFFAVSSLWALRSPSDIVDRAPRLFYILTGTIFSNINCRLIVAQMSGTRCSAWNALLLPYTVCCVASLTILSPAAELYVLIALTAACTVAHVYYGTRVVQEMCEHFKINCFHIKPKIK; this is translated from the exons ATGGGCCGTTTCCTGTCGAAAGAGAACCTAGAGGGTTTCGATAAATATAAG TATAATTCTATTGATACGAGTGTTCTGAGCAACTATGTTATGCACCCATTCTGGAATTGGTGTGTTCAA TTCTGCCCAGTGTGGGTGGCGCCCAACCTGCTAACCTTCACCGGTTTCCTATTGACCGTCCTCAATTTCCTTCTCTTCTCCTACTACGACTACGGGTTCTTCGCGTTAACTGAGGCCGGTGGTGACGGGATCCCGAGGTGGCTGTGGGCTGTGTCCGCAGTCAACCTGTTTGTGGCCTATACCCTGG ATGGGATCGACGGCAAGCAAGCGCGGCGCACTGGCACCAGCGGTCCTCTGGGGGAACTCTTCGACCATGGTCTGGACTCCTATTCTGCTGTATTCATTCCCGCCTGCCTCTACAGCATATTCGGAAG GGACGAGCTGAGCCCGCTTCGCATGTTCTTCGTAATCTGGAACATCTTCATCAACTTCTACCTGACCCACTGGGAGAAGTACAACACTGGCGTCATGTTCCTGCCGTGGGGCTACGACTTTACCATGATC GGCTCCTGTTTCCTGCTACTAATAACGTCAGCTATCGGCCCGACGGCGTGGCGCGTGGCGCTGCCCGGCGGCCTAACCCCAGGCGTGGTGTTCGAGCTGGTGCTGTACCTGTCCGCCATGTTGACGTCGCAGACCACCATCTTGTTCAACATATACAA GTCGTACCGCGACGGCACGGGCAAGATGCGCTCGCTCAACGAAGCGCTGCGCCCCCTCTACCCCGTCGCCGTGTTCTTCGCCGTCAGCTCGCTGTGGGCGCTGCGCTCGCCGAGCGACATCGTAGACCGCGCCCCGAGACTGTTCTATATATTGACGGGGACCATATTCTCCAATATTAAC TGCCGTCTAATCGTCGCCCAGATGAGCGGCACCCGATGCTCAGCCTGGAACGCATTACTACTGCCATACACTGTGTGCTGCGTCGCCTCGCTCACTATCCTATCTCCAGCCGCGGAGCTGTACGTACTGATCGCGCTCACGGCGGCGTGTACTGTGGCGCATGTCTACTACGGCACTAGAGTG GTGCAGGAAATGTGCGAACACTTCAAAATCAACTGCTTCCATATCAAgccaaaaattaaataa
- the LOC134652295 gene encoding uncharacterized protein LOC134652295: MLEPWNDASLLPPPVHTFLCHRKVGIQDLKATCTNMIKVLSNQSPLHKESAILSRFAYKYDKKFRNDIGYRHFKKVNVALRRYLGLNVLKDIENFSDTLPADDEDYLPTRQMLQYIMIRLITFAKIMVRVCVCSKQASVFYLDRIKCGEGHWMSLMPYALLSRVWSLCTVLLRSACVWYARLRPWLDKLQLKGVDFLPDNYSLPADLEVWLDLKNIDSFGRFQWAPDKCLTLHQSLIVDDDDDNTDSFMDYVNRLNEEDDSEEPSCHLEVNRLSKESPSEIQVNPLLNKDKGESISRESFNAPLRSKLKSTEILNTDKGETISRESFKAPLHTQSKPVELKSNNTYIHSPANVTDTESLKKFMLMEEGFRNEQNGSSLTNHLSFMQWTALKNSLDTLANSLSYKRKIEKKFKKIWKEKCIDYS; this comes from the exons ATGTTAGAACCCTGGAACGATGCCTCACTGCTACCACCACCTGTTCATACATTTCTATGTCATCGTAAAGTTG GCATTCAGGATCTAAAAGCCACTTGTACGAATATGATCAAAGTACTGTCTAATCAATCTCCTTTGCACAAAGAGAGCGCAATACTCTCTAGATTTGCTTATAAATACGACAAGAAGTTTCGCAACGATATCGGCTACAGGCATTTTAAGAAGGTTAACGTAGCCTTGCGGCGTTATTTGGGGCTGAATGTATTGAAGGACATAGAAAACTTCAGCGACACATTGCCGGCGGATGACGAGGATTATTTACCAACAAGACAGATGCTCCAATATATAATGATCAGATTGATTACGTTTGCTAAGATAATGGTGAGGGTTTGCGTATGTTCGAAGCAAGCGTCGGTATTTTATTTGGACCGTATAAAGTGCGGGGAGGGTCACTGGATGTCTCTGATGCCATATGCGCTGCTGAGCCGAGTGTGGTCGCTGTGCACGGTGCTACTGCGCAGTGCCTGCGTCTGGTACGCGCGCCTGCGGCCCTGGCTcgacaaactacaactaaaggGAGTAGACTTCCTACCAGACAACTATAGCTTGCCAGCCGACTTAGAGGTGTGGCTGGACCTTAAAAACATTGACTCTTTTGGAAGGTTTCAATGGGCTCCGGACAAATGCTTGACATTGCACCAGAGCTTAATAgttgacgatgatgatgataatactGACAGCTTCATGGATTATGTAAATCGGCTAAATGAAGAAGATGACTCTGAGGAGCCATCATGTCATCTTGAGGTAAACAGGCTTTCAAAAGAAAGTCCGTCTGAGATACAAGTAAATCCATTGCTAAATAAAGATAAAGGAGAAAGCATTTCTAGAGAAAGTTTTAATGCCCCTTTGCGCTCCAAATTGAAATCaactgaaatattaaatactgaTAAAGGAGAGACAATATCCAGGGAAAGTTTTAAAGCGCCACTACACACTCAATCAAAACCAGTTGAATTAAAGAGCAATAATACATACATTCATTCTCCAGCAAATGTGACTGATACAGAATCTTTAAAAAAGTTTATGTTGATGGAAGAAGGCTTTAGAAATGAGCAAAATGGGTCATCCTTAACAAACCATCTGAGTTTCATGCAGTGGACAGCTCTAAAGAACTCATTAGACACATTAGCAAATTCCTTGTCCTACAAAAGAAAAATAgagaaaaaattcaaaaaaatatggaaagAAAAGTGCATTGATTATagttaa